One window of the Streptomyces asoensis genome contains the following:
- a CDS encoding sigma-70 family RNA polymerase sigma factor, with protein sequence MATGDDDFLAERFEAHRSRLRAVAHRMLGAAAEADDAVQEAWVRLSRSGGGSAGREIDNLAGWLTTVVGRVCLDMLRSRRSRAEEPLESWTPASSEVADPAQDALLADSVGVALLVVLDTLTPGERLAFVLHDLFGVPYEEVASIVDRTPEAARQLASRARRRVRGAQEPDVDLARQRKVVDAFLAAARDGDFDGLLAVLDPDVVARSEAGVVTGAAAVASGASSFAFVGAVARPALIDGATGLAVLFDDRVERTLSFTFVRGGRIAVIDVVTDLDRVSELDVTLL encoded by the coding sequence ATGGCAACAGGCGACGACGACTTTCTCGCCGAGCGCTTCGAGGCGCACCGCAGCCGCCTGCGTGCCGTCGCGCACCGCATGCTCGGGGCCGCGGCCGAGGCCGACGACGCCGTGCAGGAGGCGTGGGTACGGCTCAGCCGCAGCGGTGGCGGGAGCGCGGGCAGGGAGATCGACAACCTGGCGGGCTGGCTGACGACCGTCGTCGGCCGGGTCTGCCTGGACATGCTGCGCTCGCGCCGCTCCCGTGCTGAGGAGCCGCTGGAGAGCTGGACGCCCGCCTCGTCCGAGGTGGCCGATCCGGCGCAGGATGCGCTGCTCGCCGACTCCGTGGGCGTCGCGCTCCTCGTCGTCCTGGACACCCTCACCCCCGGTGAGCGGCTGGCGTTCGTGCTGCACGACCTGTTCGGCGTGCCCTACGAGGAGGTCGCGAGCATCGTCGACCGGACCCCGGAAGCCGCCCGGCAGCTCGCCAGCCGGGCCCGGCGCCGGGTGCGGGGCGCCCAGGAGCCGGACGTCGATCTCGCCCGGCAGCGCAAGGTCGTCGACGCCTTCCTGGCCGCTGCCCGGGACGGGGACTTCGACGGGCTGCTCGCCGTGCTGGACCCGGACGTCGTGGCCCGCTCCGAGGCCGGCGTGGTCACGGGCGCGGCGGCGGTCGCGTCGGGCGCGTCCAGCTTCGCCTTCGTCGGGGCCGTGGCCCGGCCCGCGCTCATCGACGGCGCGACCGGACTGGCGGTGCTGTTCGACGACCGGGTGGAGCGGACACTCAGCTTCACGTTCGTGCGCGGTGGCCGGATCGCCGTGATCGACGTCGTGACCGACCTCGACCGCGTCTCCGAACTGGACGTGACGCTGCTCTAG
- the arfB gene encoding alternative ribosome rescue aminoacyl-tRNA hydrolase ArfB, producing the protein MVGMSGPYVVRGSVSLPEAELMWRFSRSSGPGGQHVNTSDSQVELRFDLARTEALPEVWKARALERLAGRLVDGVVTVRASEHRSQWRNRETAAVRLAALLAEATAPPPKPRRPTRIPRGINERRLREKKQRSQTKRGRDGRDWG; encoded by the coding sequence ATGGTCGGCATGTCTGGTCCCTATGTCGTCCGCGGCTCCGTCTCGCTTCCCGAGGCCGAGCTCATGTGGCGTTTCTCGCGGTCTTCGGGGCCGGGCGGGCAACACGTCAACACCAGCGACTCGCAGGTGGAGCTCCGCTTCGACCTCGCGCGCACCGAGGCGCTGCCCGAGGTGTGGAAGGCGCGGGCGCTCGAGCGGCTGGCCGGTCGGCTCGTCGACGGCGTCGTCACCGTCCGCGCCTCCGAGCACCGCTCCCAGTGGCGCAACCGCGAGACCGCCGCCGTACGCCTCGCCGCCCTGCTCGCCGAGGCCACCGCCCCGCCGCCCAAGCCGCGCCGGCCGACCCGGATCCCGCGCGGGATCAACGAGCGTCGGCTGCGGGAGAAGAAGCAGCGCTCGCAGACGAAGCGGGGCCGGGACGGGCGGGACTGGGGCTGA
- a CDS encoding TerD family protein — protein MAVSLSKGGNVSLTKEAPGLTAVTVGLGWDVRTTTGTDFDLDASAIAVNPQGKVYSDGHFVFFNNKQTPDQTIVHTGDNRTGEGAGDDEAINVNLAGLPADIDKIVFPVSIYDAENRSQNFGQVRNAYIRIVNQAGGAEIARYDLSEDAATETAMVFGELYRNGAEWKFRAVGQGYASGLVGIAQDFGVSV, from the coding sequence ATGGCTGTAAGCCTGTCCAAGGGTGGCAACGTCTCGCTCACCAAGGAGGCTCCGGGCCTGACCGCCGTCACCGTGGGCCTCGGCTGGGACGTCCGCACCACCACCGGCACGGACTTCGACCTCGACGCCTCGGCGATCGCGGTCAACCCCCAGGGCAAGGTCTACTCCGACGGTCACTTCGTCTTCTTCAACAACAAGCAGACGCCGGACCAGACCATCGTCCACACCGGCGACAACCGCACCGGCGAGGGCGCGGGCGACGACGAGGCGATCAACGTCAACCTGGCCGGTCTCCCGGCCGACATCGACAAGATCGTCTTCCCGGTCTCGATCTACGACGCGGAGAACCGCTCGCAGAACTTCGGCCAGGTCCGCAACGCCTACATCCGCATCGTCAACCAGGCCGGCGGCGCCGAGATCGCCCGCTACGACCTCTCGGAGGACGCGGCCACCGAGACGGCCATGGTCTTCGGCGAGCTCTACCGCAACGGCGCGGAGTGGAAGTTCCGCGCGGTCGGCCAGGGCTACGCGTCGGGCCTCGTGGGCATCGCCCAGGACTTCGGCGTCAGCGTCTGA
- a CDS encoding M1 family metallopeptidase produces MSRSVRLVPAVAAATLVLALTACDDEGVPDTSGAQARDASGAPGVGDPYFPKAGNGGYDVSHYGLTLAYTPDGNRLTGTAVVTARATEDLAAFDLDLAGMKVEEVTVGGDPAEFRRDGQELIVRPPGALSDGETFEVRVRYSGSPRTITDPDGSKEGWLRTADGALALGEPTGSMAWFPGNHHPSDKASYDIAVTVPKGLTAVSNGELRSAKTADDGRTTFAWHTAEPMASYVATVAIGRYTVTRSTVPRSTGTATGSGSAAKGGLPVYVAVDPSQVTASRKVLARLPEVMEWAEYNFGPYPFSSTGAIVDRPEDVEYALETQNRPVYPGAPDTATLVHETAHQWFGDSVTPKSWQDMWLNESLATYAEWLWTEDEGGATAEETFTELYDHGEDEYEDLWAFPPANPTSAAHISDTPVYQRGAMVIHRIRQTVGDDTFYDIVQGWAAAHRHGSAATDDFTAYVEKQAPDEDFDEIWADWLYGEGKPARP; encoded by the coding sequence ATGTCCCGATCCGTACGCCTTGTGCCGGCGGTGGCCGCCGCGACGCTCGTGCTCGCCCTGACCGCGTGCGACGACGAGGGGGTGCCGGACACCTCGGGCGCCCAGGCCCGGGACGCCTCGGGCGCCCCGGGCGTCGGTGATCCGTACTTCCCGAAGGCGGGCAACGGCGGCTACGACGTCTCCCACTACGGCCTCACCCTCGCCTACACCCCCGACGGCAACCGGCTCACCGGCACCGCCGTCGTCACCGCCCGCGCGACCGAGGACCTCGCCGCCTTCGACCTGGATCTCGCGGGCATGAAGGTCGAGGAGGTGACCGTCGGGGGCGACCCGGCCGAGTTCCGCCGGGACGGCCAGGAGCTGATCGTCCGGCCGCCGGGCGCCCTGTCCGACGGGGAGACCTTCGAGGTCCGGGTCCGCTACTCCGGCAGCCCGCGGACGATCACCGACCCGGACGGCTCGAAGGAGGGCTGGCTGCGCACCGCGGACGGAGCGCTCGCCCTCGGTGAGCCGACCGGCTCCATGGCCTGGTTCCCCGGCAACCACCACCCCTCCGACAAGGCGTCGTACGACATCGCCGTCACCGTCCCGAAGGGCCTGACGGCCGTCTCCAACGGCGAGTTGCGCAGTGCGAAGACGGCGGACGACGGCCGCACGACCTTCGCCTGGCACACCGCCGAACCGATGGCGAGCTATGTGGCGACCGTCGCGATCGGCCGCTACACCGTCACCCGCTCCACCGTCCCTCGCTCCACCGGCACCGCCACCGGCTCCGGCTCCGCGGCGAAGGGCGGGCTGCCGGTGTACGTCGCCGTGGACCCGTCCCAGGTGACCGCGAGCCGCAAGGTGCTCGCCCGGCTCCCCGAGGTCATGGAGTGGGCGGAGTACAACTTCGGCCCCTACCCGTTCTCCTCCACCGGCGCGATCGTCGACCGCCCCGAGGACGTCGAATACGCCCTGGAGACCCAGAACCGTCCCGTCTACCCCGGCGCCCCCGACACCGCGACCCTCGTCCACGAGACCGCCCACCAGTGGTTCGGCGACTCCGTCACGCCGAAGAGCTGGCAGGACATGTGGCTCAACGAGAGCCTGGCGACCTATGCCGAGTGGCTGTGGACGGAGGACGAGGGCGGCGCCACGGCGGAGGAGACGTTCACGGAGCTGTACGACCACGGCGAGGACGAGTACGAGGACCTGTGGGCGTTCCCGCCCGCGAACCCGACGAGCGCGGCACACATCTCCGACACCCCCGTCTACCAGCGCGGCGCGATGGTGATCCACCGCATCCGTCAGACCGTCGGCGACGACACCTTCTACGACATCGTCCAGGGCTGGGCCGCCGCCCACCGCCACGGCAGCGCTGCCACCGACGACTTCACGGCGTACGTGGAGAAGCAGGCGCCGGACGAGGACTTCGACGAGATCTGGGCGGACTGGCTGTACGGCGAGGGCAAGCCCGCACGCCCGTAA
- a CDS encoding pentapeptide repeat-containing protein has product MARTGTGRTGRTGGGTGSTGGRAGAVVKGARRPEVRLPPLEPYGGGELEPDGDYDGVELRELDLAGQDGGGARFMDCALTGCALDGTRLRHTRFLDSVLTGIRGVGTDLAEATLRDVELLDARLGGTQMYGAVLERVVIRGGKIDYLNLRQARLRDVVFESCVLVEPDFGGARLERVEFVDCALKSADFTAATLADVDLRGAVELGLAGGVDRLSGAVISAAQLLDLAPVLAAELGIRVEG; this is encoded by the coding sequence ATGGCGAGGACAGGGACCGGAAGAACCGGCAGGACCGGCGGTGGTACCGGCAGTACCGGCGGCAGGGCCGGTGCGGTGGTGAAGGGCGCGCGGCGTCCTGAGGTGCGGCTGCCGCCGCTGGAGCCGTACGGGGGCGGGGAGCTGGAGCCCGACGGTGACTACGACGGCGTGGAGTTGCGCGAACTGGACCTCGCCGGGCAGGACGGCGGGGGCGCCCGCTTCATGGACTGTGCCCTGACGGGCTGCGCTCTGGACGGGACGCGGCTGCGCCACACCCGCTTCCTCGACTCGGTTCTCACCGGCATCCGGGGCGTCGGCACCGACCTGGCGGAGGCGACCCTGCGCGATGTCGAGCTGCTCGACGCCCGCCTGGGCGGTACCCAGATGTACGGCGCCGTCCTGGAACGGGTCGTGATCCGCGGCGGCAAGATCGACTACCTGAATCTGCGCCAGGCGCGGCTGCGGGACGTGGTCTTCGAGTCGTGCGTCCTGGTGGAGCCGGACTTCGGCGGCGCCCGTCTGGAACGGGTCGAGTTCGTCGACTGCGCCCTGAAGTCCGCCGACTTCACCGCGGCGACCCTGGCGGACGTGGACCTGCGCGGAGCGGTCGAGCTGGGCCTCGCGGGCGGCGTGGACCGGCTGTCGGGCGCGGTGATCAGCGCGGCCCAACTGCTGGATCTGGCACCCGTGTTGGCGGCGGAACTGGGGATCAGGGTGGAGGGCTGA
- a CDS encoding zinc-binding dehydrogenase — protein sequence MHAVRLHAFGPAENLRYEELADPVPGPGQVRVAVEAAGVHLLDTALREGLQGPAPAPTALPTVPGREIAGVVEALGEGTPESWLGRRVVAHLGFAPGGYAERAVTDVDRVHEIPPNLDPAQAVAMIGTGRTALGILQFAELGPASVAVIPAAAGGIGTLLVQYAKNAGATVVGLAGGPEKVARVAANGADLAVDYTDTTWPAKVRAHLGGRTADVVFDGVGGDVARATVALLGPAGRHLVFGWSAEGIRDGKGHFVEGVSRSVLGPVMIEKAGGLRALELRALAEAAAGRLTPAVQTFPLAEAAAAHRALEARGTVGKVVLVP from the coding sequence ATGCACGCCGTCCGCCTCCACGCCTTCGGTCCCGCCGAGAACCTCCGCTACGAGGAACTCGCCGACCCGGTGCCCGGCCCCGGTCAGGTCCGGGTCGCCGTCGAGGCCGCGGGCGTCCACCTCCTGGACACCGCCCTGCGTGAGGGCCTCCAGGGCCCCGCCCCCGCGCCGACGGCCCTCCCCACCGTGCCCGGCCGGGAGATCGCCGGCGTCGTCGAGGCACTCGGCGAGGGCACCCCCGAGAGCTGGCTCGGCAGGCGCGTCGTCGCCCATCTCGGCTTCGCGCCCGGCGGGTACGCCGAACGCGCCGTCACCGACGTCGACCGCGTGCACGAGATCCCGCCGAACCTGGATCCCGCCCAGGCCGTCGCCATGATCGGCACGGGCCGTACAGCCCTGGGGATCCTCCAGTTCGCCGAGCTCGGGCCCGCGTCCGTCGCCGTGATCCCCGCGGCCGCGGGCGGCATCGGCACGCTCCTCGTGCAGTACGCCAAGAACGCGGGCGCGACCGTCGTCGGGCTGGCCGGCGGGCCGGAGAAGGTGGCCCGGGTCGCGGCGAACGGCGCCGATCTCGCCGTGGACTACACGGACACCACCTGGCCCGCCAAGGTCCGCGCCCACCTGGGCGGCCGGACCGCCGACGTGGTCTTCGACGGGGTGGGCGGTGACGTCGCCCGTGCGACCGTCGCCCTCCTCGGCCCCGCGGGCAGGCACCTCGTCTTCGGCTGGTCCGCCGAAGGCATCCGCGACGGGAAGGGCCACTTCGTCGAGGGGGTCTCCCGGTCGGTCCTGGGGCCCGTGATGATCGAGAAGGCGGGCGGCCTGCGAGCCCTGGAGCTCCGCGCCCTCGCCGAGGCGGCCGCCGGCCGGCTGACCCCGGCGGTGCAGACGTTCCCGCTCGCCGAGGCCGCAGCCGCGCACCGGGCGCTGGAGGCCCGCGGAACGGTCGGAAAAGTCGTCCTGGTGCCGTGA
- a CDS encoding MFS transporter encodes MSVTRTGESSADTEPDPRRWWGLVIIALAQLMVVLDATIVNIALPSAQQDLGISDGDRQWVITAYTLAFGGLLLLGGRIADLVGRKRTFVIGLIGFAVASALGGAATGSGMLFGARALQGVFAALLAPSALSLLTTTFTDPRERGKAFGIYGALAGSGAAIGFIVGGLLTEYLSWRWCLYVNVPIAVVAVLGALALLHDRPGHAGARLDVPGAVLGCGGLVAIVYGFSEAEPRGWTDPLVLGLFAGGIALLTVFVWWQTKARVPLLPLHIIKDRNRAGCFLTMGLAVIGMFGLFLFMTYYLQVILGYSPLRTGLAFLPLTLAIITGSTQISARLMNRVPPRMLMVPGMLLASGGMVILTRMTVDSSYAGEILPALLLMGLGMGLTFMPVFSTATAGVAPHDAGVTSATVNTSQQVGGSIGTALLNTIATTSSTAYISAHLTGPARRAQVAAEGTVHGYTVAIWWAAGIMLLAGLVAGLMVTTGPPRHAPTETAVPESVG; translated from the coding sequence ATGAGTGTCACCCGAACAGGTGAATCCTCCGCCGACACCGAACCGGATCCCCGCCGCTGGTGGGGCCTGGTGATCATCGCCCTCGCCCAGCTCATGGTCGTCCTGGACGCCACGATCGTGAACATCGCGCTTCCCTCCGCACAGCAGGATTTGGGTATCTCCGACGGCGACCGCCAGTGGGTGATCACCGCCTACACCCTGGCCTTCGGTGGCCTGCTGCTGCTCGGCGGCCGCATCGCCGACCTGGTGGGCCGCAAACGCACGTTCGTCATCGGGCTGATCGGCTTCGCCGTCGCCTCCGCGCTCGGCGGGGCGGCCACCGGCTCGGGCATGCTGTTCGGCGCCCGCGCCCTCCAGGGCGTCTTCGCCGCCCTGCTCGCCCCTTCCGCGCTCAGCCTCCTGACGACGACGTTCACCGACCCCAGGGAACGCGGCAAGGCCTTCGGCATCTACGGCGCCCTCGCCGGCAGCGGCGCCGCGATCGGCTTCATCGTCGGCGGCCTGCTCACCGAGTACCTCAGCTGGCGTTGGTGCCTGTACGTCAACGTGCCCATCGCCGTCGTCGCCGTGCTCGGCGCCCTCGCGCTGCTCCACGACCGCCCCGGCCACGCGGGCGCCCGCCTCGACGTGCCCGGCGCCGTGCTGGGCTGCGGCGGCCTGGTCGCGATCGTCTACGGATTCAGCGAGGCCGAGCCGCGCGGCTGGACCGACCCCCTGGTGCTGGGGCTCTTCGCGGGCGGGATCGCCCTGCTCACGGTGTTCGTGTGGTGGCAGACGAAGGCGCGGGTGCCGCTGCTGCCCCTGCACATCATCAAGGACCGCAACCGCGCGGGCTGCTTCCTGACCATGGGCCTCGCCGTCATCGGGATGTTCGGCCTGTTCCTGTTCATGACCTACTACCTCCAGGTCATCCTCGGCTACTCCCCCCTGCGGACAGGCCTCGCCTTCCTCCCGCTCACCCTGGCGATCATCACCGGCTCCACCCAGATCTCCGCCCGGCTGATGAACCGCGTGCCGCCGCGCATGCTGATGGTCCCCGGCATGCTCCTCGCCTCGGGCGGCATGGTGATCCTGACCCGGATGACGGTGGACTCCTCCTACGCCGGCGAGATCCTGCCCGCCCTGCTCCTGATGGGCCTCGGCATGGGCCTGACCTTCATGCCGGTCTTCTCCACGGCCACCGCCGGGGTCGCCCCGCACGACGCCGGCGTCACCTCCGCCACCGTCAACACCTCACAGCAGGTGGGCGGCTCCATCGGCACCGCGCTGCTCAACACGATCGCCACCACCAGCAGCACCGCCTACATCTCGGCCCATCTGACCGGCCCCGCGCGCCGGGCCCAGGTCGCGGCGGAGGGCACCGTGCACGGCTACACGGTGGCCATCTGGTGGGCCGCCGGGATCATGCTGCTGGCCGGCCTGGTGGCGGGCCTGATGGTCACCACCGGGCCCCCGAGGCACGCGCCGACGGAGACAGCCGTACCGGAGTCGGTGGGCTGA
- a CDS encoding NAD(P)/FAD-dependent oxidoreductase — MSSSASGVLDGVVNGGISFWYADDGLPAVREPLAGDASVDVVIVGGGYTGLWTAYYLKKAAPSLRITVLEQRFCGYGASGRNGGWLYNGIAGRDRYAKLHGHEAAVRLQRAMNDTVDEVVRAVAEEGFDAGVHRGGVLEVARTPAQLARLKDFHAHELSYGERDRELYGARETAERVRVAGAVGSSWTPHGARVHPVKLVKGLAAAVEALGVEVRESTPVTEIHPGRAVTPYGTVRAPYVLRCTEGFTAALKGERRTWLPMNSSMIATEPLTDEQWAAVGWSGREALGDMAHAYMYAQRTADGRIALGGRGVPYRFGSRTDNDGRTQLETAGALREILVGFFPALAGVRVEHAWSGVLGVPRDWCATVTLDRATGIGWAGGYVGSGVATANLAARTLRDLVRLDSGQEGRTDLTDLPWVGHKVRRWEPEPLRWLGVRGMYATYRAADRRETERHAAGSSRLARLADRVAGRH; from the coding sequence ATGAGCAGCTCGGCAAGCGGTGTCTTGGACGGCGTCGTCAATGGCGGCATCTCCTTCTGGTACGCGGACGACGGCCTTCCGGCGGTGCGGGAGCCGCTCGCCGGTGACGCCTCCGTCGATGTCGTGATCGTCGGCGGCGGGTACACGGGGCTGTGGACGGCGTACTACCTGAAGAAGGCGGCGCCCTCTCTGCGGATCACCGTCCTGGAGCAGAGGTTCTGCGGCTACGGCGCCTCGGGGCGCAACGGCGGCTGGCTGTACAACGGCATCGCGGGCCGGGACAGATACGCGAAGCTGCACGGCCACGAGGCCGCCGTACGGCTCCAGCGGGCGATGAACGACACCGTCGACGAGGTCGTCCGGGCGGTGGCGGAGGAGGGCTTCGACGCCGGTGTCCACCGGGGCGGGGTGCTGGAGGTGGCCCGGACCCCCGCGCAACTGGCGCGGCTGAAGGACTTCCACGCGCACGAGCTGTCGTACGGGGAGCGGGACCGTGAGCTGTACGGCGCCCGGGAGACGGCCGAGCGGGTGCGGGTCGCGGGCGCCGTGGGGTCGAGCTGGACCCCGCACGGGGCGCGGGTGCACCCGGTGAAGCTGGTCAAGGGGCTCGCGGCGGCCGTGGAGGCGCTGGGGGTGGAGGTCCGTGAGTCGACCCCGGTGACGGAGATCCACCCGGGGCGGGCGGTGACGCCGTACGGGACCGTGCGGGCGCCGTACGTGCTGCGCTGCACCGAGGGGTTCACGGCCGCGTTGAAGGGCGAGCGGCGGACCTGGCTGCCCATGAACTCCTCGATGATCGCCACCGAGCCGCTCACCGACGAGCAGTGGGCGGCGGTCGGCTGGTCGGGGCGGGAGGCGCTCGGCGACATGGCGCACGCCTACATGTACGCCCAGCGCACGGCGGACGGCCGGATCGCGCTCGGCGGGCGCGGAGTGCCCTACCGCTTCGGCTCGCGGACGGACAACGACGGACGCACACAGCTCGAGACCGCCGGGGCGCTGCGCGAGATCCTGGTCGGGTTCTTCCCGGCGCTGGCCGGGGTGCGGGTCGAACACGCCTGGTCCGGGGTGCTGGGCGTGCCGCGCGACTGGTGCGCGACGGTGACGCTGGACCGGGCCACGGGCATCGGCTGGGCGGGCGGTTACGTCGGCTCCGGCGTCGCCACCGCGAACCTGGCCGCGCGGACCCTGCGGGACCTGGTGCGGCTCGACTCCGGCCAGGAGGGCCGCACCGACCTCACCGACCTGCCCTGGGTCGGCCACAAGGTGCGCAGGTGGGAGCCGGAGCCGCTGCGCTGGCTGGGGGTGCGGGGCATGTACGCGACCTACCGGGCGGCGGACCGGCGGGAGACGGAGCGCCACGCGGCGGGGTCCTCACGGCTGGCGCGGCTCGCGGACCGGGTGGCGGGACGCCACTGA
- a CDS encoding rhomboid-like protein, translating into MWAYVRGAPGTYVWLAVLFVTTVALHHMSPESEQEFLRQRSTNIHELSRHPVRVLVASAMWIDGGYWLPYAVLYSVFHAQAERWLGTARWLAVCVAAHVLATLISEGALAKAIRDGLAPQSAVNTLDVGVSYALSGVVAVLVYRIRPPWRYGYLAAVLVFYGFPLTVGPTFTDFGHFVSFLVGLACYPLVRGRERQRNPKETVPVPPG; encoded by the coding sequence GTGTGGGCGTACGTCCGCGGCGCGCCCGGCACCTATGTGTGGCTGGCGGTCCTGTTCGTCACGACGGTGGCTCTGCACCACATGTCACCGGAGTCCGAGCAGGAGTTCCTGCGGCAGCGGTCCACCAACATCCATGAGCTGTCCCGGCACCCGGTGCGGGTGCTGGTGGCGAGCGCGATGTGGATCGACGGCGGGTACTGGCTTCCGTACGCGGTGCTGTATTCCGTCTTCCACGCCCAGGCCGAGCGGTGGCTGGGCACCGCGCGGTGGCTGGCGGTGTGCGTGGCCGCGCATGTGCTGGCGACGCTGATCAGCGAGGGGGCGCTGGCGAAGGCGATCCGGGACGGGCTCGCCCCGCAGTCGGCGGTCAACACCCTCGACGTCGGGGTGAGTTATGCGCTGTCGGGCGTGGTGGCGGTGCTCGTGTACCGGATCCGCCCGCCCTGGCGGTACGGGTATCTCGCGGCCGTGCTCGTCTTCTACGGCTTCCCGCTGACCGTCGGACCGACCTTCACGGACTTCGGCCACTTCGTCTCCTTCCTCGTCGGGCTGGCGTGTTATCCGCTGGTCAGAGGGCGCGAAAGACAACGGAATCCGAAGGAGACAGTGCCCGTGCCGCCGGGTTAA
- a CDS encoding ABC transporter ATP-binding protein, with product MATVTFDKATRIYPGSTKPAVDALEIDIADGEFLVLVGPSGCGKSTSLRMLAGLEDVNGGAIRIGDRDVTHLPPKDRDIAMVFQNYALYPHMSVADNMGFALKIAGVNKTEIRQKVEEAAKILDLTEYLDRKPKALSGGQRQRVAMGRAIVREPQVFLMDEPLSNLDAKLRVSTRTQIASLQRRLGITTVYVTHDQVEALTMGDRVAVLKDGLLQQVDTPRNMYDRPANLFVAGFIGSPAMNLVEVPIADGGVKFGNSVVPVQRDALAAATDKTVTVGVRPEHFDVAGADADHGLAVVVNVVEELGSDAFVYGTAKVGSESKDLVVRVGGRDVPEKGSTLHVVPRAGETHVFSTSTGARLSD from the coding sequence ATGGCCACTGTTACGTTCGACAAGGCGACCCGGATTTACCCGGGCTCCACGAAGCCCGCCGTCGACGCGCTGGAGATCGACATCGCGGACGGCGAGTTCCTCGTCCTGGTCGGCCCGTCCGGCTGCGGCAAGTCCACCTCGCTCCGCATGCTCGCGGGGCTCGAGGACGTCAACGGCGGTGCGATCCGCATCGGCGACCGCGACGTCACGCACCTGCCGCCCAAGGACCGGGACATCGCCATGGTGTTCCAGAACTACGCCCTCTACCCGCACATGTCGGTCGCCGACAACATGGGCTTCGCGCTCAAGATCGCCGGCGTCAACAAGACGGAGATCCGGCAGAAGGTCGAAGAGGCCGCGAAGATCCTCGACCTCACCGAGTACCTGGACCGCAAGCCGAAGGCCCTCTCGGGTGGTCAGCGCCAGCGTGTCGCGATGGGCCGCGCCATCGTGCGTGAGCCGCAGGTCTTCCTCATGGACGAGCCGCTGTCCAACCTGGACGCCAAGCTCCGCGTCTCGACGCGTACGCAGATCGCCTCGCTCCAGCGCCGCCTCGGCATCACCACCGTCTACGTCACCCACGACCAGGTCGAGGCCCTGACCATGGGCGACCGCGTGGCGGTCCTCAAGGACGGTCTGCTCCAGCAGGTCGACACCCCGCGCAACATGTACGACCGGCCCGCGAACCTCTTCGTGGCCGGCTTCATCGGCTCCCCGGCGATGAACCTCGTCGAGGTGCCGATCGCCGACGGCGGCGTGAAGTTCGGCAACTCGGTGGTCCCGGTCCAGCGCGACGCGCTCGCCGCCGCCACCGACAAGACGGTCACCGTCGGTGTCCGCCCCGAGCACTTCGACGTGGCCGGCGCCGACGCCGACCACGGTCTCGCGGTCGTCGTCAACGTGGTCGAGGAGCTCGGCTCCGACGCCTTCGTCTACGGCACCGCCAAGGTCGGCAGCGAGTCGAAGGACCTCGTGGTCCGCGTCGGCGGCCGTGACGTCCCGGAGAAGGGCAGCACCCTCCACGTCGTCCCGCGCGCGGGCGAGACCCACGTCTTCTCCACGTCGACGGGCGCGCGTCTCTCCGACTGA
- a CDS encoding nucleotidyltransferase family protein, with the protein MTDPHAASRPTQAVILAGGQGSRLRPYTDDRPKPMVEIPGTGTPIIGHQLGWLAEEGVTDVVISCGHLAEVLQDWLNSADLPVKVTTVVETEPLGRGGGLKYAAAHLPHPDRPWYATNGDIWTRFSLREMADFHTERDAIATLALARPRIPWGAVQTDGFGHITDFIEAPPTTYEINAGVYVFSPAFAGLLPERGDHERTTFPHLARERRLAGFPLPQGAYWRAIDTAKDLTEAAKELAALSR; encoded by the coding sequence ATGACCGATCCGCACGCCGCGTCCCGCCCCACGCAAGCCGTCATCCTGGCCGGTGGCCAGGGGTCCCGGCTGCGTCCGTACACCGACGACCGGCCCAAGCCGATGGTCGAGATCCCCGGCACGGGGACGCCGATCATCGGCCATCAGCTCGGCTGGCTCGCCGAGGAGGGCGTCACCGACGTCGTCATCTCCTGCGGCCACCTCGCCGAGGTCCTCCAGGACTGGCTGAACTCGGCCGACCTGCCCGTCAAGGTCACCACCGTCGTGGAGACCGAGCCCCTGGGCCGCGGCGGCGGTCTGAAGTACGCGGCCGCCCACCTGCCCCACCCCGACCGGCCCTGGTACGCCACCAACGGCGACATCTGGACCCGCTTCTCGCTGCGCGAGATGGCCGACTTCCACACCGAGCGCGACGCCATAGCGACCCTCGCGCTGGCGCGTCCGCGCATTCCGTGGGGTGCGGTGCAGACCGACGGGTTCGGCCACATCACGGACTTCATCGAGGCGCCGCCCACCACGTACGAGATCAACGCGGGCGTCTACGTCTTCTCCCCCGCGTTCGCCGGGCTGCTCCCCGAGCGCGGGGACCACGAGCGGACGACGTTCCCGCACCTCGCCCGCGAGCGGCGACTGGCCGGGTTCCCGCTCCCGCAGGGGGCGTACTGGCGGGCCATCGACACCGCGAAGGACCTCACGGAGGCGGCGAAGGAACTGGCGGCGCTCAGCCGCTGA